The Microbacterium limosum sequence ATCGCCTCGTCCGTCGTCATCCGCATCGTCGACGGGATGCGTTCGCCGCCGTCCATCGTGTTCTGGGAAACCGCCCCGCGGATGCCGGTCGCCCACGCCGCACTCGCCATCGACTCGGGATGAGGGCCCCCGGCCTCGAAGAAGGTGGTCGTTCCCGTCTGCAGCATGGCGGTGTAGGCCAACAGACCCGAGAGCTCGACGTCTTCGGGCGAGAGGTTCGCCTCGAACGGAACGAGATACTCGCGCCACGTCGGCACCCGCAGCGCGCCACGCGTGGCCAGCTGGGGGATCACCCCGCGCATGAGCGTCTGCGCCGTGTGAAGGTGCGCATCCACGAGCCCTGGCATCAGGATGTCTCCGCTGGCGTAGGTGCGCTTGTCCGAATGCCACCGACTGGTGACGTCGCTCGTCGCGCCCACGTCCACGATCACCCCGTCCTTGATCGCGATCGCGCCGTCGGCGATCACACGGGCCTCGCCGTCGAAGGTGAGGACGTGCGCGTTCTGAATGAGGCGGTCGGCTCGCTGGGCCATTGCTTCTCCGGATTCGAGTGGGACGGTTGGTGACAGGGCGGATGCCGAATCGATTCGTCGTAGAATTCAAGCACGTATGCGAGCCACACGAGCGGCCTATGCTGGGGAGACATCCAGGCCTCGCGGAAAGCACGGAGGATGACGAGCGGATTCGTACGGGCGACGATCGCCGACGTGGCGGCTGCGGCGGGAGTCTCCAGGACGACCGTGTCGGTTGCGCTGTCCGGCCGTGGCCGGGTCGATCCGCAGACGCGCGAACGCGTGAGGAATGTCGCGGATGCCCTGAACTATCGGCCCAGCGTTCGGGCGCAGCGGCTGCGAGGCGGCGCCTCGCGGACGATCGGTCTGCTGACTGCTCTTCCCGACGAGGTCGTCGGTCGCGATTCGCATCTGAGCTTCCTGTTCGACCTCGCAATGCCCCTCGCGCGGACGCTTCTGGAGATGGGCTATTCGACGCTTCTCCTGCCTCCCGTCGGGGATCTCGCGCACCTCGACTCGATCGACGCCGACGCGGTCGTCGTGATCGATCCGCGCGAGAGCGATCCGATCATCACGCGCTTCCGGGAGCGCGGCATGCAGGTGGTGGCCATCGGTTCGGTGGCGGGGGTCGACGCCAACGGCGTGGTCGATCGTGGAGACGGCGACGCCGAGGTCGCGATCGGTCACCTGATCTCGCGGGGTGCCCGGTCCATCGTCCTCCTGTCGACCGCCGAGCAGCACTCGCTCGCCGCGAGCCTGCGCCGATTCGTCTCCGAGCGCGGACACCGACTCGACGCCAGGCTCCGACTCGTCGAGATCTCCTCGGCATCGGGCGAGCGGGGCGGGTACGAGAAGACCCTCGAACTGCTCGCGGCCGATCCCTCGATCGACGCCGTGTACGCGCCCATCGACGCCTTCGCCGTCGGTGCGTCGCGGGCCGTGCAGGAGCGCGGGCGGCGAGTGCCGGAGGACGTCATGATCATCACGAACTACGACGGGCCGCGTGCTCAAGCCTCGTCGCCCCCGCTGACCGCACTCGACCTGAATCTGACATCGATCGCCGAGGCCGCGGCCGAGCTTCTGATCGCGTGCGTCACCGACCCGCGGCCGGAACAGCGCACGATCAAGGTCGCCAACCCCGGACTCCGCGCGAGGGCATCGACGGCACGAGCGACCGCCGAGAGGAGCGGCGCCCTGCTCTCCGGGACCCTTCCGTCGGGGATGTGAGCACTCGGGGGTCGCCGACCCCAGCGATCGGGAGCAGGGTCCGACCTGCTCAGCAGGCCGGACTCATGGAACCGACGTTGGGGGCTGAATTCGAACCGGAGGGCGTCTGTGCTCGCCAGAACGACGGCAGTGCCGTTGGTATCGCTCCACGTCCGCGGCAGGAGCAGGAGTCGACTGCCTTCTTGAGTGATGAGGACGAGCCCGTCGTACCGGTACCCGAAGGCGGCATCCTGGGACGAGCACATGGTCTCCGTGACCCCCGGCTCGGTGAGGTTCAGGCTTCGCTCCGAGTAGAGTTCGTTCGTGAAGTTCGCGGTCGGCGCGTCCGCCGTGAGTACGGGCTGTTCCACCTCGACGCCGACGAGGCCCCATGTGCCGCACGAGATGTAGGCGGCCTGTTCCGCCCGCATGGGACGGCGACGACCGCCGAGGCGATGTCGTGCGATCCGACCGCCGTGACCGCGACGCCGGGCATGGCCCCGATACGTGTAGCGAACGCGGGATCCAGGGACGACACCCCCAGCCGTCCGCGCATCGCGATAGTGGAAGGGTTGTCGAGCATCGAACCGTCGCGCAGCAACGCGTAGTCCACGGCCCACGAGTCCACACCGATGCTGACGAGGTCGGGGGCGGATCGCACGGCCTCGCGAGGCCCGGCTTCCGCAGCACCGAACACGCCGAGCACGTCCCAGTGCAGCCCGTCGCGCAACGCTACCGGGTCGTTGCGAAAGCGCGCACTCTGCTCGAGGTGAAGGATGACTGGGCCGACATGCCCAACCATCACCCGCCCGCTGGTGGCGCCCAGATCGACGGCCGCGACGCCGGAGCCAACCGGGATGTGCAGCCCGGTTGACCGGCTGAGCTCGGGGCCCGTGAGCACATAGACCGCGCCTGCGACGTTCTCGGGCACGACCTCGCGCTTGAGGATCGTCCGGTTCGCGTAGCACTGCCCGAGGTCCTCGTCCTGCTCGATGAGCGCCTTCGCGGCGGCCTTGGCGACGAGGAACGAACCCTTCGCCATGACGCCGTGCTGCAGATCCCAATCCTTCTCGGAGGTCTCGAGGAGGTGAAGCGCCCTGAGTTTGTTGGAGGCTCCTGGCCTTGGAAACGAGGATGGAGTTATGCCGAAGGAACTGAGGAATGGGAAGCCGACGACTCGTCGGTACTCGGTCGAGGAGAAGGCCGCCGCGGTGCGGATGGTGAGGACGCTGCGTGCGGAGCTCGGTGTCACGCAAGGGACCGTGCAGCGGGTCGCGACGCAGCTCGGGTACGGTGTTGAGTCGGTGCGGATGTGGGTGAAGCAGGCTGACATCGATGACGGTGTCACTGCCGGCGTGAGCAGCGCGGAGGCGCAGCGGGTGCGGGAGCTCGAGCAGGAGAACCGGGAGTTGCGCCGGGCCAACGAGTGCTGAAGCGGGCTGCGTCTTTCTTCGGGGCGGAGCTCGACCGCCACTACCGGAAGTAGTCGCGTTCGTCGACGCGAACAAGGACGATCTTGTGGACGGTCGCCGGCTCGGGGTCGAGCTCATCTGCAGACTGTTGCAGGTGGCTCCGAGCAGCTACTACGCCGCCAAGACACGTGCCCCGTCCGCCCGCGCGCAGCGGGACGAGGAGCTGATCCCGCGGCTGGTTGAGCTGTGGGAGTCCAACTACCGGGTCTATGGGGTCCGCAAGCTCTGGAAGCTGCCCGCCGCGCGGGATCATGATCGGCCGAGACCAGACCGCCCGGTTGATGCGCGCCGCGGGGATCGAGGGGGTGAGGCGTTCGAAGCGGGTGAAGACCACTCGCCCGGATCCGGCGTCGGCGCGGCACCCGGACCTGGTGCAGCGGGAGTTCACCGCGACCGCCCCGAACCGGCTCTGGGTCACCGACCTGACATTCGTGCCGACCTGGACCGGCGTCGCCTACGTGTGCTTCATCATCGACGCGTTCAGCAGGATGATCGTGGGGTGGCGGGTCGCGTCACACATGCGCACCGAGATGGTCAAAGAAACACCTGTGAGCTCGTTGACGAGTGTCGGCGCCGACGGTTAGGGTGGGTACATAAATACCAGCCCCGCTGTCGCTCATTGACTTTCGAGTCGCCGAGATGACATGGGCTGGTTTTCTTTTTCGCCAGGATGGGTAGCGTGAAGGATCACCTCCCATACGACGATCGGGACTGCTGCACGAGTAGGTGACATCTGATCTGGCTTGCCCGGGAGGGCGGCCTGGAAGGATGGCATCGTGCCAAAGCCTTATCCCACCGAGTTCCGTGACGACGTGGTCCGCGTCGCGAGGAGCCGTGAGCCCGGAGTGACGATCGAGCAGATCGCGAAAGACTTCGGGGTCCACCCGATGACGCTGCAGAAGTGGATGCGTCGCGCCGATATCGACGAGGGCGCCAAGCCTGGCCAGACCCGCACCGAGGCGGCTGAGATCCGTGAGCTGAGGAAGCGGAACCGGCTGCTCGAGCAGGAGAACGAGGTGCTCCGGCGGGCCGCGGCGTATCTGTCGCAGGCGAACCTGCCGGGAAAAGGTTCTACCCGCTCGTGACGGAGCTCGCCGCCGCGGGGATCCCTGTGACGGTGACGTGTCGGGTGCTCAAGCTCTCCCGCCAGCCCTACTACCGGTGGCTCGCGGACCCCATCGCTACCAGCGAGGTGGTGGAGGCGTATCGCGCGAACGCGCTGTTCGACGCGCATAGGGACGATCCCGAGTTCGGGCACCGGCTCCTTGCCGACGAAGCCGCCGAAGCGGGCGAATCCATGTCGGATCGGACGGCGTGGCGGATCGCGTCCAGCAACGGCTGGTTCAGCGCGTTCGGGAAGCCCAAGCGCAGCAAAGGACGCCGACCGGGTCCGCCGGTGCACGACGATCTCTGCGCGGTGGTCGACGAGGACGGACGGACGCGGCACGTGTTCGCGGCCGACGCGCCGAACGAACTCTGGCTCGTCGACATCACGGAGCACAAGACCGCGGAAGGCAAGCTCTACTGCTGCGCGATCAAAGACGCGTTCTCCGGCCGGATCGTCGGGTACTCGATCGACTCCAGGATGAAGTCGCGGCTGGCCGTTCAGGCTCTCGAGAACGCGGTCGCAATGCGCGGCGACGTCGCCGGCTGCATCGTGCATAGCGATAGGGGCAGTCAATTTCGCAGTCGGAAGTTCCTGCGTGCTCTGGCCCGCCATCGCATGGTCGGGAGCATGGGAAGAGTTGGATCGAGCGGGGACAACGCGGCGATGGAATCGTTCTTCGCCTTGCTGCAGAAGAACGTCCTCGACCGCCGCACTT is a genomic window containing:
- a CDS encoding substrate-binding domain-containing protein codes for the protein MTSGFVRATIADVAAAAGVSRTTVSVALSGRGRVDPQTRERVRNVADALNYRPSVRAQRLRGGASRTIGLLTALPDEVVGRDSHLSFLFDLAMPLARTLLEMGYSTLLLPPVGDLAHLDSIDADAVVVIDPRESDPIITRFRERGMQVVAIGSVAGVDANGVVDRGDGDAEVAIGHLISRGARSIVLLSTAEQHSLAASLRRFVSERGHRLDARLRLVEISSASGERGGYEKTLELLAADPSIDAVYAPIDAFAVGASRAVQERGRRVPEDVMIITNYDGPRAQASSPPLTALDLNLTSIAEAAAELLIACVTDPRPEQRTIKVANPGLRARASTARATAERSGALLSGTLPSGM
- a CDS encoding IS3 family transposase (programmed frameshift) — its product is MPKPYPTEFRDDVVRVARSREPGVTIEQIAKDFGVHPMTLQKWMRRADIDEGAKPGQTRTEAAEIRELRKRNRLLEQENEVLRRAAAYLSQANLPKRFYPLVTELAAAGIPVTVTCRVLKLSRQPYYRWLADPIATSEVVEAYRANALFDAHRDDPEFGHRLLADEAAEAGESMSDRTAWRIASSNGWFSAFGKPKRSKGRRPGPPVHDDLCAVVDEDGRTRHVFAADAPNELWLVDITEHKTAEGKLYCCAIKDAFSGRIVGYSIDSRMKSRLAVQALENAVAMRGDVAGCIVHSDRGSQFRSRKFLRALARHRMVGSMGRVGSSGDNAAMESFFALLQKNVLDRRTWTTREQLRIAIVTWIERTYHRRRRQRRLGRLTPIEFENIMNTTVALAA